The following proteins are encoded in a genomic region of Microbacterium sp. NC79:
- a CDS encoding epoxide hydrolase family protein — protein sequence MFQVHPFRIDVSDHAITELKDRLDSTRLPHDFNNDDGTYGLEARWLADMLRYWREDFDWRSVEARMNAVPQFLATIDDTPIHFQHVKGLGKRVVPIILCHGWPWTFWDWKGVIGPLSDPLAYGLPDDIAFDVVVPSLPGFAYSSPIDRGIGCRETARLFNTLMTTLLGYETYVAAGGDWGGKVAGELALMHPASVLASYTTLQAVPGHTAPLDTEGRFSDDERWMAERLAEALPTMTSHLEVHRRDPQTLAYALNDSPAGLAAWIWERRRAWRDPATLTDIDADREFLCTTASLFWFTQTIGTSMRFYSENFGDKLPAMPEKSQPPRMGFGILPKDILFLPRAEADAAADVVHWSRLAEGGHFSAYEVPDLLAADIREFVVGLDC from the coding sequence ATGTTTCAGGTTCATCCGTTTCGTATCGACGTGTCCGACCATGCGATCACAGAACTTAAAGATCGCCTAGATTCGACGCGTCTCCCCCACGATTTCAACAACGACGACGGAACCTATGGGCTGGAGGCACGCTGGCTAGCAGACATGCTGCGTTACTGGCGCGAGGACTTCGACTGGCGCAGTGTCGAAGCACGCATGAACGCTGTACCGCAGTTTCTTGCGACAATCGACGACACTCCAATACATTTTCAGCACGTCAAGGGGCTCGGGAAACGAGTTGTACCGATCATCCTCTGCCATGGATGGCCCTGGACATTCTGGGACTGGAAGGGCGTGATCGGCCCTCTCAGCGATCCACTCGCTTACGGCCTCCCTGACGACATAGCGTTCGACGTTGTCGTGCCCTCGTTGCCAGGCTTCGCTTATTCTTCGCCCATTGACCGGGGCATCGGATGTCGAGAGACAGCCCGCCTCTTCAATACGCTGATGACGACGCTACTCGGGTATGAGACGTACGTTGCTGCTGGCGGCGACTGGGGTGGCAAGGTTGCAGGTGAACTCGCCCTGATGCATCCCGCTTCAGTTCTCGCTTCGTACACGACGTTGCAGGCGGTCCCTGGACATACCGCACCCCTCGACACAGAGGGACGGTTCTCTGACGATGAACGATGGATGGCCGAGCGCCTCGCAGAAGCCTTACCCACCATGACCAGCCATCTTGAGGTGCACCGCCGCGATCCGCAGACACTCGCGTATGCGCTCAACGACTCCCCCGCGGGCTTGGCCGCATGGATTTGGGAACGTCGTCGCGCCTGGCGCGATCCGGCGACTCTGACTGACATCGATGCAGATCGCGAGTTTCTTTGTACAACGGCCTCGCTCTTTTGGTTCACGCAAACCATCGGAACCTCGATGCGGTTCTATAGCGAAAACTTCGGCGACAAGTTGCCCGCTATGCCAGAGAAATCGCAGCCACCGCGCATGGGTTTTGGCATTCTGCCAAAAGACATCTTGTTCCTTCCCCGCGCAGAGGCAGACGCTGCGGCCGACGTCGTTCACTGGTCGCGGCTGGCAGAGGGCGGACATTTCTCGGCCTACGAGGTTCCGGATCTGCTAGCCGCGGATATTCGTGAGTTTGTCGTCGGACTTGACTGCTGA